One Microbacterium marinum genomic window carries:
- a CDS encoding sugar-binding transcriptional regulator, with amino-acid sequence MDKAAEALRAAQLYYVQGAGMAAIADEMRISRSSVSRLLAYARDSGLVEITVHSPQEDRDQVAGRIAHTYGVRVHIVPTPSHVNAAERLDRTARSAARLVALHTETNTVIGIAWGATLSAVSRHLPKKPLHGTRVVQLNGAANESTSGVPYSSSILQAFAEAFGATTDLFPVPALFDDPQTKRAMWRERAVRSVLDVQARASVIIFGLGSPRAEVPSHVYSGEYLSPRDLAELSTHGVVGDCATVFFRADGSTDDIPLNERSSGPSFDTLRAAAHRICVISSGSKLAALRGALAADLITDLVIEESAARMLVRSAAGAAPGTDPWE; translated from the coding sequence ATGGACAAAGCCGCCGAGGCGCTGCGAGCCGCACAGCTCTACTACGTGCAGGGCGCCGGCATGGCCGCGATCGCCGACGAGATGCGCATCTCACGCTCCTCCGTGTCGCGGCTGCTCGCGTATGCGCGCGACAGCGGGCTCGTCGAGATCACCGTCCATTCACCGCAGGAGGACCGCGACCAGGTGGCCGGCCGCATCGCCCACACCTACGGCGTGCGCGTGCACATCGTCCCGACGCCGAGTCACGTCAACGCCGCCGAGCGCCTGGACCGCACGGCGCGGAGCGCTGCCCGGCTGGTGGCGCTCCACACCGAAACCAACACGGTGATCGGGATCGCGTGGGGCGCGACACTCTCGGCGGTGTCACGGCACCTGCCGAAGAAGCCACTCCACGGCACCCGTGTCGTGCAGCTGAACGGGGCCGCGAACGAATCGACGTCGGGCGTGCCGTACTCATCCAGCATCCTGCAAGCGTTCGCCGAAGCGTTCGGCGCGACTACCGACCTCTTCCCGGTGCCCGCACTGTTCGACGACCCGCAGACCAAGCGCGCGATGTGGCGCGAGCGAGCCGTGCGATCCGTGCTGGACGTGCAAGCACGCGCAAGCGTCATCATTTTCGGGCTCGGCTCGCCCCGCGCCGAAGTGCCCTCACACGTCTACTCCGGCGAGTACCTGTCACCGCGCGACCTGGCGGAGCTCAGCACACACGGCGTCGTGGGCGACTGCGCCACAGTGTTCTTCCGCGCCGACGGCTCCACCGACGACATCCCGCTCAACGAGCGTTCGAGCGGTCCCTCGTTCGACACGCTGCGTGCGGCCGCGCACCGCATCTGCGTGATCTCGAGCGGCTCGAAGCTCGCGGCGCTCCGCGGCGCCCTCGCGGCCGATCTCATCACCGATCTCGTCATCGAGGAGTCCGCCGCACGGATGCTGGTGCGCTCAGCAGCCGGCGCTGCGCCCGGTACCGATCCGTGGGAATGA
- the ribA gene encoding GTP cyclohydrolase II, with the protein MSLSPIPDALAALKEGRPILVADDENRENEGDIILSAQLASPEWLAWTIRWSSGFLCAPMPADWADRLDLPPMVEVNQDSRGTAYTVSVDAADGVTTGISASDRARTVNVLADPDSTPASLIRPGHVLPLRAVDGGVRERAGHTEAAVELMQLAGLAPVGVIGEVVADDGSMMRMPGLLEMGEREGIPVITIEQLIAYLDGAEGSSTAAHGEHSSRRRVSLRAEANVPTSHGEFRFLAYKDRITGTDHIAVVSGDLTEDAPLVRVHSECLTGEAFGSLKCECGPQLEAALDVIEQDGGIVIYMRGHEGRGIGLINKLRAYSLQERGMDTVDANLALGLPADARDYAAAAGILQDLGVRQIRLLTNNTDKVAQLKNLGLSIVEQVPLLVGVGANNHQYLATKAERMGHIIDADDLRDALAHSEEHTA; encoded by the coding sequence ATGAGCCTTTCCCCCATCCCCGACGCGCTCGCGGCCCTCAAGGAAGGTCGGCCGATCCTGGTCGCCGACGACGAGAACCGCGAGAACGAGGGTGACATCATCCTGTCCGCGCAGCTCGCCTCGCCGGAGTGGCTGGCATGGACCATCCGCTGGTCGAGCGGATTCCTGTGCGCGCCGATGCCCGCCGACTGGGCGGATCGCCTCGACCTCCCGCCGATGGTGGAGGTCAATCAGGACAGCAGGGGCACGGCGTACACCGTCAGCGTCGACGCCGCGGACGGCGTGACGACGGGCATCAGCGCCTCCGACCGCGCGCGCACCGTGAACGTGCTCGCCGACCCCGACTCCACCCCCGCGTCGCTCATCCGGCCGGGACACGTCCTGCCGCTCCGGGCCGTCGACGGCGGTGTGCGCGAGCGCGCCGGACACACCGAAGCCGCCGTCGAGCTCATGCAGCTGGCCGGGCTCGCGCCGGTCGGCGTCATCGGCGAGGTCGTCGCCGACGACGGCAGCATGATGCGGATGCCAGGTCTGCTGGAGATGGGCGAGCGGGAGGGCATCCCGGTGATCACGATCGAGCAGCTCATCGCGTACCTCGACGGCGCAGAGGGCAGCAGCACCGCGGCGCACGGCGAGCACTCCTCCAGGCGGCGCGTCAGCCTTCGCGCCGAGGCGAACGTGCCCACCTCCCACGGCGAGTTCCGCTTCCTGGCGTACAAAGACCGCATCACGGGCACCGACCACATCGCGGTCGTCTCGGGCGACCTCACGGAGGACGCACCGCTCGTCCGCGTCCACTCGGAGTGCCTCACGGGCGAGGCGTTCGGATCCCTCAAGTGCGAGTGCGGTCCGCAGCTGGAGGCCGCCCTCGACGTCATCGAGCAGGACGGCGGGATCGTCATCTACATGCGCGGCCACGAGGGCCGGGGTATCGGGCTGATCAACAAGCTCCGGGCCTACAGCCTCCAGGAGCGCGGGATGGACACCGTCGACGCGAATCTCGCCCTCGGGCTCCCCGCGGACGCCCGCGACTACGCCGCCGCCGCCGGCATCCTCCAGGATCTCGGCGTGCGTCAGATCCGTCTCCTCACCAACAACACCGACAAGGTCGCGCAGCTGAAGAACCTGGGACTGTCGATCGTCGAGCAGGTGCCACTGCTCGTGGGCGTCGGCGCGAACAACCACCAGTACCTGGCGACGAAGGCCGAGCGCATGGGCCACATCATCGACGCCGACGACCTGCGCGACGCGCTCGCGCACAGCGAGGAGCACACAGCATGA
- a CDS encoding Fe-S protein yields the protein MEILRSIVIVIHLVGFATLFGAWLVEALGKKRVTRLMHWGLAIALVAGLALSAPWGLTHDLNYMKIGIKLVILVIIGGLLGAGAARERKSGSVPAGIFWPIGILTLTNAALAVIW from the coding sequence ATGGAGATCCTGCGCAGCATCGTCATCGTCATCCACCTCGTGGGCTTCGCCACGCTCTTCGGAGCCTGGCTCGTCGAGGCACTCGGCAAGAAGCGGGTCACCCGGCTGATGCACTGGGGCCTCGCCATCGCCCTCGTCGCGGGGCTGGCGCTGTCCGCGCCGTGGGGTCTCACCCACGACCTCAACTACATGAAGATCGGCATCAAGCTCGTGATCCTCGTGATCATCGGCGGCCTCCTCGGGGCCGGCGCCGCGCGCGAGCGGAAGAGCGGCAGCGTCCCCGCCGGGATCTTCTGGCCGATCGGGATCCTCACCCTCACCAACGCCGCCCTCGCCGTCATCTGGTGA
- the ribD gene encoding bifunctional diaminohydroxyphosphoribosylaminopyrimidine deaminase/5-amino-6-(5-phosphoribosylamino)uracil reductase RibD, giving the protein MSVIDAERDAMRRAFELALGGPRGENPQVGAVLLSATGEVLAEGWHRGAGTAHAEVDALSKLPAGAARGATAVVTLEPCNHTGRTGPCAVALIEAGIARVVYAVADPGDASSGGGERLRAAGVDVVGGVLEEDGIRLLESWLTVQRLQRPHVTVKWAQSLDGRAAASDGTSQWITGPEARADVHLRRADADAIIAGTGTVLADDPALTARRPDGTLYEHQPRPVVLGTRAVPQEAALRRHPRPFMQDEGEDLPDLLDRLRQLGAHRVFVEGGPTIASAFLRAGLVDEVLVYLAPTLLGGDRLAVGDLGIPTISAQRRLDVRAIERLGDDLLVVATPKEAP; this is encoded by the coding sequence ATGAGTGTCATCGACGCCGAGCGCGACGCGATGCGTCGCGCGTTCGAGCTCGCCCTGGGCGGTCCGCGCGGCGAGAACCCGCAGGTGGGCGCGGTGCTCCTTTCGGCCACCGGCGAAGTCCTCGCGGAGGGCTGGCACCGCGGCGCCGGAACCGCGCACGCGGAGGTCGACGCACTGTCGAAGCTCCCGGCCGGGGCCGCTCGCGGCGCGACCGCGGTCGTGACCCTCGAGCCCTGCAACCACACCGGCCGGACCGGACCGTGCGCCGTGGCGCTTATCGAGGCCGGCATCGCCCGCGTCGTCTACGCGGTCGCCGACCCCGGCGATGCCTCCTCCGGGGGCGGTGAGCGCCTGCGCGCGGCGGGCGTCGACGTCGTCGGAGGCGTTCTCGAGGAAGACGGCATCCGCCTACTGGAGTCATGGCTGACCGTGCAGCGCCTCCAGCGGCCCCATGTGACCGTGAAGTGGGCGCAGTCACTCGACGGACGCGCCGCGGCATCCGACGGCACGAGTCAGTGGATCACTGGACCCGAAGCGCGAGCGGACGTGCACCTCCGTCGTGCGGATGCGGACGCGATCATCGCCGGCACCGGCACGGTGCTGGCGGACGACCCCGCCCTGACCGCCCGTCGCCCTGACGGCACGCTGTACGAGCACCAGCCCCGCCCCGTGGTGCTCGGCACGCGCGCGGTCCCCCAGGAGGCCGCACTCCGGCGGCATCCTCGTCCGTTCATGCAGGACGAGGGCGAGGACCTGCCCGACCTGCTCGACCGACTCCGCCAGCTCGGCGCGCATCGGGTCTTCGTCGAGGGCGGACCGACGATCGCGAGCGCGTTCCTGCGCGCCGGCCTCGTCGACGAGGTGCTCGTGTACCTCGCCCCCACCCTCCTCGGCGGAGACCGACTGGCCGTCGGCGACCTCGGCATCCCCACCATCTCCGCGCAACGCCGACTCGACGTGCGCGCCATCGAACGACTCGGCGACGACCTCCTCGTCGTCGCGACCCCGAAGGAGGCCCCCTGA
- a CDS encoding ABC transporter permease, whose product MSATTVDTARRGGVRALWAGNPGAVVQRGFLAARSSSWVVVLSGFFEPVFYLLSMGLGLGALIGEVQTSQGTEVPYMAFIAPALLAVSAMNGAIYDSTWNVFFKLNYGKLYEGMLATSLGPLDVALGEILYALLRGLLYATGFMIVMQVLGLNLSWTAILAIPAVLLIAFGFASLGMAITSYMKTFQHMDWINFVLLPMFLFSATFYPISVYPEWVQSVVMALPLWHGVELIRGLTTGILHIGMLWHVLYYVVMIAVGLVFTTKRLRALFLD is encoded by the coding sequence GTGAGCGCCACGACCGTCGACACCGCTCGCCGCGGGGGCGTGCGGGCGCTCTGGGCCGGCAACCCCGGCGCCGTCGTCCAGCGCGGCTTCCTCGCCGCGCGGTCGTCGAGCTGGGTCGTCGTCCTGTCGGGGTTCTTCGAGCCGGTGTTCTACCTGCTGTCGATGGGGCTCGGGCTCGGCGCGCTGATCGGCGAGGTGCAGACCTCCCAGGGCACGGAGGTGCCGTACATGGCGTTCATCGCCCCGGCGCTGCTGGCCGTGTCGGCGATGAACGGCGCCATCTACGACTCCACCTGGAACGTCTTCTTCAAGCTCAACTACGGCAAGCTCTACGAAGGCATGCTCGCGACCTCGCTCGGGCCGCTTGACGTCGCCCTCGGAGAGATCCTGTACGCGCTCCTGCGCGGACTGCTGTACGCGACCGGTTTCATGATCGTCATGCAGGTGCTCGGGCTGAACCTGTCGTGGACGGCGATCCTCGCGATCCCCGCGGTGCTTCTCATCGCCTTCGGGTTCGCGAGCCTCGGCATGGCGATCACGAGCTATATGAAGACGTTCCAGCACATGGACTGGATCAATTTCGTCCTCCTGCCGATGTTCCTCTTCTCGGCGACGTTCTACCCGATCTCCGTCTACCCGGAGTGGGTGCAGTCGGTCGTCATGGCGCTGCCGCTGTGGCACGGAGTCGAGCTCATCCGGGGGCTGACCACCGGCATCCTGCACATCGGCATGCTGTGGCACGTCCTGTACTACGTCGTGATGATCGCTGTCGGGCTGGTCTTCACGACCAAGCGCCTGCGCGCGCTGTTCCTCGACTGA
- a CDS encoding riboflavin synthase, protein MFTGIIEEQGTITAVDPSGDGVRLTVRAPLAVSDAARGDSISISGVCLTVTDQTADGFTADVMRQTLDMSTLGTLGVDSRVNVERALAAHTRLGGHIVQGHVDGTGEVLEVRPGEQWRVIRVSLPGHLAPLVVDKGSITVQGVSLTVSDVSEPDAASHWFEISLIPETLEVTTLGTLAPGDRVNLETDILARHVQRLLRFASPDGIPSAEEGGSR, encoded by the coding sequence ATGTTCACCGGGATCATCGAAGAGCAGGGAACGATCACCGCCGTCGACCCCTCCGGGGATGGCGTGCGCCTCACCGTCCGCGCGCCCCTCGCCGTCTCGGACGCCGCGCGGGGTGACTCGATCTCCATCAGCGGTGTGTGCCTGACCGTCACCGACCAGACCGCTGACGGCTTCACGGCCGATGTCATGAGGCAGACCCTCGACATGTCGACGCTCGGCACCCTCGGGGTCGACTCTCGAGTCAACGTCGAGCGTGCCCTCGCCGCGCACACGCGCCTCGGCGGACACATCGTGCAGGGACACGTCGACGGCACGGGCGAGGTCCTCGAGGTCCGCCCCGGCGAGCAGTGGCGCGTCATCCGCGTCTCGCTGCCGGGCCACCTCGCCCCGCTCGTCGTCGACAAGGGGTCCATCACGGTCCAGGGCGTCTCGCTCACCGTCTCGGACGTGTCCGAGCCCGACGCCGCGTCGCACTGGTTCGAGATCTCCCTCATCCCCGAGACGCTCGAGGTGACCACCCTCGGCACGCTCGCCCCCGGCGACCGCGTCAACCTCGAAACCGACATCCTGGCGCGGCACGTACAGCGCCTGCTCCGATTCGCCTCACCCGACGGCATCCCGTCCGCAGAAGAAGGAGGCTCCCGATGA
- a CDS encoding glycerol-3-phosphate dehydrogenase/oxidase, translated as MSTRQQHTRPQVEALRARPHAQVLVIGGGINGIATFRDLALQGVDVALVERGDYVSGASSASSHMVHGGVRYLENGEFRLVQEAVTERNALLRTAPHYVRPLETTIPIFKTFSGILTAPFRLLFTHGTGKPNERGALLIKVGLMIYDTFSRDGGSVPRHVFRRAKRSLQAFPQMNKDVAYTASYYDASMHDPERLALDVLFDGVRAGGEQARPANYLSVDGVDGDQVTLLDETTGERFGFTADVIVNTSGPWTDLTNDALGQPTTFMGGTKGSHIVLENDDLLAATGGNEIFFEHSDGRIVLIYPLKGRVMVGTTDIDADPRERTVCTDDEIDYFFDLIGHVFPDITVDRAQIRYTFSGIRPLPRHDDMAPGFVSRDYRIERGDAAGTPVLSLVGGKWTTFRAVAEHVASDTLALLGRARTVSTADLAIGGGADYPRTPRDRARWIEQHRGVHTAALADRMLERYGTRAGDVLAAVPEGAEELAAVPGYFAEEIAHLARTEDVVTLTDVLLRRTSVAFVGGATIDGLRQLAAAAADALGWDDDAQAAQVDEAVRVLREHHRIAVDEDRHAALV; from the coding sequence ATGAGCACACGGCAGCAGCACACCCGTCCGCAGGTCGAGGCATTGCGCGCACGTCCGCATGCCCAGGTGCTCGTGATCGGCGGCGGCATCAACGGCATCGCCACCTTCCGAGACCTCGCGCTGCAGGGCGTCGACGTGGCCCTCGTCGAGCGCGGCGACTACGTCTCCGGCGCGTCGTCGGCATCGAGCCACATGGTCCACGGCGGTGTGCGATACCTCGAGAATGGCGAGTTCCGACTCGTGCAGGAGGCCGTCACCGAGCGCAACGCGCTGCTGCGCACGGCGCCGCACTACGTCCGTCCGCTCGAGACCACCATCCCGATCTTCAAGACCTTCTCCGGCATCCTCACGGCGCCCTTCCGCTTGCTGTTCACGCACGGCACCGGCAAGCCCAACGAGCGCGGGGCGCTGCTGATCAAGGTCGGCCTCATGATCTACGACACCTTCTCGCGCGATGGCGGCTCGGTGCCGCGCCACGTCTTCCGCCGCGCCAAGCGCTCGCTCCAGGCCTTCCCGCAGATGAACAAGGACGTCGCCTACACCGCGAGCTACTACGACGCCTCGATGCACGACCCGGAGCGCCTCGCGCTCGACGTGCTCTTCGACGGCGTCCGTGCCGGCGGCGAGCAGGCCCGCCCCGCCAACTACCTCTCCGTCGACGGCGTCGACGGAGACCAGGTCACCCTGCTGGATGAGACCACGGGCGAGCGCTTCGGCTTCACGGCAGACGTCATCGTCAACACCAGCGGCCCCTGGACCGACCTCACGAACGACGCGCTCGGCCAGCCGACCACCTTCATGGGCGGCACCAAGGGCTCGCACATCGTGCTCGAGAACGACGATCTCCTGGCCGCCACCGGCGGCAACGAGATCTTCTTCGAGCACTCCGACGGCCGCATCGTGCTCATCTACCCGCTCAAGGGCCGTGTCATGGTCGGCACCACCGACATCGACGCCGACCCGCGCGAGCGCACGGTGTGCACCGACGACGAGATCGACTACTTCTTCGACCTCATCGGTCATGTCTTCCCCGACATCACCGTCGATCGCGCGCAGATCCGCTACACGTTCTCCGGCATCCGCCCGCTGCCGCGCCACGACGACATGGCGCCGGGCTTCGTCTCCCGCGACTACCGCATCGAGCGCGGCGACGCCGCGGGCACGCCCGTGCTCAGCCTCGTCGGCGGCAAGTGGACCACCTTCCGCGCGGTCGCCGAGCACGTCGCCTCCGACACCCTCGCGCTGCTCGGCCGCGCCCGCACCGTCTCCACCGCCGATCTCGCGATCGGCGGCGGCGCCGACTACCCGCGCACACCCCGTGACCGCGCCCGGTGGATCGAGCAGCACCGGGGCGTGCACACCGCTGCACTGGCCGACCGGATGCTGGAGCGCTACGGCACGCGCGCAGGCGACGTGCTCGCCGCCGTCCCGGAGGGCGCCGAGGAGCTGGCCGCCGTGCCCGGCTACTTCGCCGAGGAGATCGCCCACCTCGCCCGCACCGAGGACGTCGTGACGCTCACCGACGTGCTGCTGCGGCGCACCTCCGTCGCCTTCGTCGGCGGCGCGACGATCGACGGCCTCCGTCAGCTCGCCGCCGCCGCCGCAGACGCGCTCGGCTGGGACGACGACGCGCAGGCGGCCCAGGTCGATGAGGCCGTCCGCGTGCTCCGCGAGCATCACCGGATCGCGGTCGACGAGGACCGGCACGCCGCGCTGGTCTGA
- a CDS encoding MFS transporter, whose translation MSSASAAPAAPAAPANPRSRVITASLVGTTIEFYDFYVYATAAVLVFPILFFPSDNETASLLSSFAVFGAAMVARPIGAVIFGHFGDKFGRKATLVASLLTMGIATILIGCLPTFNDIGAWAALLLLILRLFQGFALGGEWSGAALVATENAPKGKRAWYGTFPQLGAPIGFIIANTVFLLIYFALPHPEGAGLRSEEFLAWGWRVPFLFSAVMVIVGLWVRLKLVESSTFSRAEKSGSLSKFPLGTVFRRHWWQMILGTFIMLATYVLFYLMTSFTLSYGTKATHEGAEAAAAAGGPAYDAATYVPGLGFGYTDFVIMQIIGVVFFGIFTLLSGPVADAIGRRKLLMWVTGAIVVFGLLFNVFLLPQADPKFSGALVQAFLILGFLLMGSTFGPMGALLPELFPTNVRYTGSAVSYNVSSILGAALAPIVAVALWAAADGSPWLVGVYLSVMGLLTFLALWLSKETKDVEYEENLGEMQFKKI comes from the coding sequence ATGTCCTCTGCTTCTGCAGCCCCGGCGGCTCCCGCCGCCCCCGCCAATCCCCGCTCCCGCGTCATCACCGCGAGCCTCGTCGGCACGACGATCGAGTTCTACGACTTCTACGTCTACGCGACCGCCGCCGTCCTCGTCTTCCCGATCCTCTTCTTCCCGAGCGACAACGAGACCGCCTCCCTCCTCTCGTCGTTCGCGGTCTTCGGTGCCGCCATGGTCGCGCGCCCCATCGGCGCCGTCATCTTCGGCCACTTCGGCGACAAGTTCGGCCGCAAGGCCACGCTCGTGGCATCCCTGCTCACGATGGGTATCGCGACGATCCTCATCGGCTGCCTGCCGACCTTCAACGACATCGGCGCGTGGGCAGCCCTCCTGCTCCTGATCCTTCGCCTCTTCCAGGGCTTCGCCCTCGGCGGCGAGTGGTCGGGCGCTGCGCTCGTGGCCACCGAGAACGCCCCGAAGGGCAAGCGCGCCTGGTACGGCACGTTCCCGCAGCTGGGTGCGCCCATCGGGTTCATCATCGCGAACACGGTCTTCCTGCTGATCTACTTCGCGCTGCCGCACCCCGAAGGCGCGGGCCTGCGCTCCGAGGAGTTCCTCGCGTGGGGCTGGCGCGTGCCGTTCCTGTTCTCGGCCGTCATGGTCATCGTCGGTCTGTGGGTGCGCCTGAAGCTCGTCGAGTCGTCGACGTTCTCGCGCGCTGAGAAGAGCGGCTCGCTGTCGAAGTTCCCGCTGGGAACCGTCTTCCGCCGTCACTGGTGGCAGATGATCCTCGGCACGTTCATCATGCTCGCGACCTACGTGCTCTTCTACCTGATGACGAGCTTCACGCTCTCGTACGGCACGAAGGCCACCCACGAAGGCGCCGAGGCGGCAGCCGCCGCCGGCGGACCTGCCTATGACGCCGCCACCTACGTCCCCGGTCTCGGATTCGGCTACACCGACTTCGTCATCATGCAGATCATCGGCGTCGTCTTCTTCGGCATCTTCACCCTTCTGTCCGGCCCCGTCGCCGACGCCATCGGTCGCCGCAAGCTCCTCATGTGGGTGACGGGCGCGATCGTCGTTTTCGGTCTCCTGTTCAACGTGTTCCTGCTGCCGCAGGCCGACCCGAAGTTCTCGGGCGCTCTGGTGCAGGCATTCCTCATCCTCGGGTTCCTCCTCATGGGGTCGACCTTCGGACCGATGGGCGCCCTGCTGCCCGAGTTGTTCCCGACGAACGTCCGCTACACCGGCTCGGCCGTGTCGTACAACGTGTCGTCGATCCTCGGAGCGGCCCTTGCCCCGATCGTCGCCGTCGCCCTCTGGGCCGCCGCCGACGGTTCGCCGTGGCTGGTGGGCGTCTACCTCTCGGTGATGGGTCTTCTCACCTTCCTCGCGCTCTGGCTCTCGAAGGAGACGAAGGACGTCGAGTACGAGGAGAACCTCGGCGAGATGCAGTTCAAGAAGATCTGA
- the ribH gene encoding 6,7-dimethyl-8-ribityllumazine synthase, whose translation MSGHGAPKTERVDGTGLEIVVVAGQWHDVITDGLIAGAARVLDASGASWRLVRVAGSFELPVVAKAALDAGADAAVALGVIIRGGTPHFDFVSAAATDGLTRVALDTGKPVGFGVLTLDDEQQGIDRAGLAGSKEDKGAEAADAALRTALTLRDLRG comes from the coding sequence ATGAGCGGTCACGGAGCACCGAAGACGGAGCGGGTCGACGGCACGGGACTGGAGATCGTGGTCGTCGCCGGACAGTGGCACGACGTCATCACGGATGGCCTCATCGCCGGCGCCGCGCGCGTGCTCGACGCCTCCGGCGCGTCATGGCGGCTCGTGCGCGTCGCCGGGTCGTTCGAGCTTCCCGTCGTGGCCAAGGCCGCATTGGACGCGGGGGCGGATGCGGCCGTGGCCCTCGGCGTCATCATCCGCGGCGGGACCCCGCACTTCGACTTCGTGTCGGCGGCGGCGACCGACGGGCTCACGCGGGTCGCGTTGGATACGGGCAAGCCGGTCGGGTTCGGGGTCCTGACCCTGGACGACGAGCAGCAGGGCATCGACCGTGCCGGCCTCGCGGGGTCGAAGGAGGACAAGGGCGCCGAGGCGGCGGATGCCGCGCTCCGCACCGCTCTCACCCTCCGCGACCTCCGCGGCTGA
- a CDS encoding ATP-binding cassette domain-containing protein, which produces MPEAVIRADNLVKAYTAKGKPDFLAVDGLSFEVAPGESFGLLGPNGAGKSTTMKMIGAVSTRTSGDLSILGLDPDRYGPEIRSRLGVVPQQDNLDGELNARENLYIYGRYFGLPGKVCAAKADELLAFAQLEDKANNKVDQLSGGMKRRLTIARGLINDPRILLLDEPTTGLDPQARHVLWDRLFRLKERGTTLVLTTHYMDEAEQLCDRLIVVDKGRIMAEGSPASLIREHSSREVLEVRFGSDRNAAAAAQLQGIGDRIEVLPDRILVYAHDGEAALERVTASGLQPMTSLVRRSSLEDVFLRLTGRSLIE; this is translated from the coding sequence GTGCCAGAAGCCGTGATCCGCGCCGACAACCTCGTCAAGGCCTACACCGCCAAGGGGAAGCCCGACTTCCTCGCCGTCGACGGGCTGTCGTTCGAGGTGGCGCCGGGGGAGTCCTTCGGCCTCCTGGGGCCGAACGGCGCCGGCAAGTCGACCACGATGAAGATGATCGGCGCCGTGTCGACGCGGACGAGCGGCGACCTGTCGATCCTCGGCCTCGACCCCGACCGATACGGCCCCGAGATCCGGTCACGACTGGGCGTCGTGCCGCAGCAGGACAACCTCGACGGCGAGCTCAACGCCCGCGAGAACCTCTACATCTACGGCCGTTACTTCGGTCTGCCGGGCAAGGTCTGCGCCGCGAAGGCCGACGAGCTCCTCGCCTTCGCGCAGCTCGAGGACAAGGCGAACAACAAGGTCGACCAGCTCTCGGGAGGGATGAAGCGTCGCCTGACGATCGCCCGCGGCCTGATCAACGATCCGCGCATCCTGCTGCTCGACGAGCCGACCACCGGACTCGACCCGCAGGCGCGTCACGTCCTCTGGGATCGCTTGTTCCGTCTCAAGGAGCGGGGCACCACCCTCGTGCTGACGACGCACTACATGGACGAGGCGGAACAGCTGTGCGACCGCCTGATCGTCGTCGACAAGGGACGCATCATGGCGGAGGGGAGCCCTGCCTCCCTCATCCGAGAGCACTCCAGCCGCGAGGTGCTCGAGGTGCGCTTCGGCTCCGATCGCAACGCCGCTGCGGCCGCGCAGCTGCAGGGGATCGGCGACCGGATCGAGGTGCTGCCCGACCGGATTCTCGTCTACGCGCACGATGGCGAGGCGGCGCTCGAGCGGGTGACCGCCTCGGGCCTGCAGCCGATGACCAGCCTCGTGCGGCGTTCGAGCCTGGAGGATGTGTTCCTCCGGCTGACCGGACGGTCGCTGATCGAATGA
- a CDS encoding ABC transporter permease produces MSDTAQSAQPSLDELRAEAMEWGRKPRRFGSWYVTEHMIRAMRAYGWTIVVGALGQPVLYLLGLAAGLAALIQAPILDRGMEVDYLTFVAPALLVTAALSVASEEMTYPVMAGFKWRRYFYGFNASALSSPQIAHGVIIGATARMAFAVAAYYLFIWLLGALGIGWTTVPNPETGWLAVPAGILAGIAFGIPLMAYAGSIEDDKGQFALVQRFVFMPMFLFSGTFYPLDTLPGWLQWIGWISPLWHGAELGRLATYGAAVPPVMIAVHLAYLVVLSGLGYLWGRRIFVERLAK; encoded by the coding sequence ATGAGCGACACGGCGCAGTCCGCGCAGCCCTCGCTCGATGAGCTGCGCGCCGAGGCGATGGAGTGGGGCAGGAAGCCTCGTCGCTTCGGCAGCTGGTACGTCACCGAGCACATGATCCGCGCGATGCGCGCGTACGGGTGGACGATCGTCGTGGGCGCGCTCGGCCAGCCCGTCCTCTACCTGCTGGGACTCGCGGCGGGCCTGGCCGCCTTGATCCAGGCGCCGATCCTCGATCGCGGCATGGAGGTCGACTACCTCACCTTCGTGGCTCCGGCCCTCCTCGTCACGGCGGCCCTGTCGGTCGCCTCCGAGGAGATGACCTACCCCGTGATGGCCGGCTTCAAGTGGCGCCGCTACTTCTACGGTTTCAACGCCTCGGCCCTGTCGAGCCCGCAGATCGCCCACGGCGTCATCATCGGCGCGACCGCGCGAATGGCGTTCGCCGTCGCGGCGTACTACCTCTTCATCTGGCTGCTGGGAGCACTCGGCATCGGCTGGACGACCGTCCCGAACCCCGAGACCGGGTGGCTGGCCGTTCCCGCCGGCATCCTCGCAGGGATCGCGTTCGGAATCCCGCTCATGGCGTACGCCGGGTCGATCGAGGACGACAAGGGCCAGTTCGCGCTCGTGCAGCGCTTCGTGTTCATGCCGATGTTCCTCTTCTCGGGCACGTTCTACCCGCTCGACACCCTGCCCGGATGGCTGCAGTGGATCGGATGGATCTCGCCCCTGTGGCACGGTGCGGAGCTCGGCCGCCTCGCGACCTACGGCGCCGCGGTCCCGCCCGTCATGATCGCGGTCCACCTCGCCTACCTGGTCGTGCTGTCGGGGCTCGGCTACCTGTGGGGGCGCCGGATCTTCGTCGAGAGGCTCGCGAAGTGA